A single genomic interval of Mycobacterium sp. DL592 harbors:
- a CDS encoding lipase family protein — MTFAAGAVNPEWIGRAPHEELERGGRPVLPGNDPFYDPPAGFEHAAPGTVLRSRDIELGFLGLIPQRVKATQLLFRSSDMYDNPQAAVTTVLVPAGHSPAHPRHVVSYQCAIDAVSARCFPSYAMRRRAKAVGSLAQLEYLLVAAALAEGWVVSVPDHEGPDGMWGAPREPGYRVLDGLRATLNFERFGLARDSRVGLWGYSGGGLATAWAAEVHAEYAPELNVVGAVLGSPVGDLGNTFRRLNGSYLAALPALVVAALAKTFPDLNRVIEEHATEDGRALLASLDHMTTLEAVIRFFRKDMDEMVHPPLDEVLEMPAVQDVFESIRLGGTAPSLPVLIVQAVHDSVIAVEDIDDLAQTYYAGGAQVTYHRDMFSEHMLLHPMSAPMTLRWLTDRFAERPLDAHIIRTHWPTLLNPMTYAGMWRLGGIVARVMSGGRVPFRPL, encoded by the coding sequence ATGACATTTGCTGCCGGGGCCGTGAACCCCGAATGGATCGGCCGCGCACCGCACGAGGAGCTCGAGCGTGGTGGCCGCCCTGTGCTGCCCGGCAACGACCCGTTCTACGACCCGCCGGCCGGCTTCGAACACGCCGCGCCGGGCACTGTGCTGCGCTCTCGCGATATCGAACTCGGATTCCTCGGACTGATCCCGCAGCGGGTGAAAGCGACCCAACTGCTGTTCCGCTCCAGCGACATGTACGACAACCCGCAGGCGGCGGTCACGACCGTGCTGGTGCCCGCCGGGCATTCGCCCGCGCATCCCCGACACGTGGTGTCCTACCAGTGCGCCATCGACGCCGTCTCCGCGCGGTGCTTCCCGTCGTACGCGATGCGGCGGCGCGCCAAGGCTGTCGGCTCCCTGGCCCAACTGGAATATCTGCTGGTGGCCGCGGCCTTGGCCGAGGGCTGGGTGGTCTCGGTCCCCGACCACGAGGGCCCCGACGGCATGTGGGGCGCTCCCCGCGAGCCCGGCTACCGGGTGCTCGACGGATTGCGCGCCACCCTGAACTTCGAGCGCTTCGGACTGGCCAGAGACAGCCGGGTCGGCCTGTGGGGCTATTCCGGCGGTGGGCTTGCCACCGCATGGGCCGCCGAGGTGCACGCCGAGTACGCCCCCGAACTCAACGTGGTCGGTGCGGTGCTCGGCTCGCCGGTCGGCGACCTGGGCAATACCTTCCGCAGACTCAACGGCTCCTACCTGGCGGCGTTGCCCGCCCTGGTCGTCGCCGCCCTGGCCAAGACCTTCCCGGACCTCAATCGCGTGATCGAGGAGCATGCCACCGAAGACGGCCGTGCCCTGCTGGCCAGCCTGGATCACATGACCACCCTGGAGGCCGTCATCCGGTTCTTCAGGAAGGACATGGACGAGATGGTGCACCCGCCCCTGGACGAGGTGCTGGAGATGCCCGCGGTCCAGGACGTGTTCGAGAGCATCAGGCTGGGCGGGACCGCCCCCAGCCTGCCCGTGCTGATCGTGCAGGCGGTACACGACTCGGTGATCGCCGTCGAGGACATCGACGATCTCGCGCAGACCTACTACGCCGGTGGCGCCCAGGTGACCTACCACCGGGACATGTTCAGCGAGCACATGCTGCTGCACCCGATGTCCGCGCCGATGACGTTGCGCTGGCTCACCGATCGCTTCGCAGAGCGACCGCTGGACGCCCACATCATCCGCACGCACTGGCCGACACTGCTCAACCCGATGACCTATGCCGGGATGTGGCGTCTCGGCGGCATCGTGGCCCGGGTGATGTCCGGCGGCCGGGTGCCCTTCCGTCCGCTCTAG